The Candidatus Nomurabacteria bacterium DNA window CCACTTCAAAATTTGGTCAAAGCCGTTTTGAACTTCCAGATCTGGGCGTGGAACAGTTGATTGATAGCTTAAATAAATTATGTAAGCCATTACCACCGCGAAGAGCATGGCAAGCATGAAGCGAAGGTAGGCTTTTGGAAGTCGCCACAAGGTCCAAAGCACATAGGCTGCGCCCCAGCCAAAAAAGCCAAACACATAGACAATGACAAATTCTGACACAATGGGAAGCTGATCATCAATAGGCAGCTTAAATGAATGCACTGTCCCCCAGGCTTGATTGATCGGAAAATATAGGGAAAAAATTCCAGCCATTAAAACAAGAATTGCAAAACGACCTATGGGCGTACTTAGGTCGATGAAAAGCTTAGGTGATGTTTTTTTCTGCATGTGATTCATGAGCCGAAGCGACGTTGCCGCTTTTGAAAGTCTTGGATCACTCGAATAATATCACGTCGAGTCACGGCTGGCCAATGCTTCTTGAGAAAGAAAAATTCGGCGTATTCTGCTTGCCACAAGAGATAACCTGAGCTGCGCTGCTCGCCCGAAGTTCTTAGGATCAAGTCCGGCGACGGTAAATCTGGCTGATATAAATACTGGGCAATGGTTTTTTGATCTATCTTTTCAGCAGGAATTTTCTCCTTTACAATTTTTTTCACTGCATCAACAATCTCATTCCTCCCGCCATAATTCAAACAAAGCTGCACAATACCTCGTTTGTTCTGAGCGGTCTTCTCTATAGCTGCCTGAAGTAGTTTTTGTAGCTTATTAGGAAATTCATCCATGCGACCAGACACACGGAGCTGGATACCCTGCTCATGAAAGCGATCAATCCGATCAGTTAATAGATGAGCAAACATGGCCAAGAGATATTGAACCTCACGTTTCGGGCGTGTCCAGTTTTCCGATGAAAAGCCCCAGAAGGTCATCACTTTTACGCCCTGGTCAATTGCCGCAAAACAAACCTCTTCGGTCACGTCAGCCCCACGACGGTGTCCTTCTAAGCTTGGCAAATGATTATCCTTTGCCCAGCGTCGGTTTCCGTCAGGGATAATCGCGATATGTTGGGGAACTTTCTGCGTCATAATTAAGCAGTACGATATACACTTATATCGGCTAACACCGACAGCATGCTAGCACAATCAGCATCAATGTGTCGACTTTTTTGTAAAACTTGCTTGGCTTTCTCGGCCTGCGCATTTGCCATGCTCTGCACCTCTTCCAGCGCCTTTGTCTTCCCGATAATGCGACGGACCTCTTTTATCTCTGTCTGCGTACGAACTGATTTTGCAAAAAGCGCATCAAGATTCTGTCTATCTCGCTGTTTCAATTTTTTTCGGGCCCTTAAAATAATTTCGGTTACCTTCCCCTCTCGTATATCGTTCGAGGGTTTGCCACTGTGACGTTGCGGAGTAAAGCCCAATAAATCATCAGCTAATTGAAAACCAACGCCCACCGGGATCGCATAATGTTGAAGGTCTCGACGAGTCGCTGAATTCGCCCCTGCTAAAATTGCCCCCATGGTAAGTGGTAGCGAAAAAGTATATGAGGCAGTTTTCAGCTCTGCTATCGTCGTAATGACATTTTTATTTGTCCTATGCAACCAGGATTGCTCAA harbors:
- the uppS gene encoding di-trans,poly-cis-decaprenylcistransferase, which produces MTQKVPQHIAIIPDGNRRWAKDNHLPSLEGHRRGADVTEEVCFAAIDQGVKVMTFWGFSSENWTRPKREVQYLLAMFAHLLTDRIDRFHEQGIQLRVSGRMDEFPNKLQKLLQAAIEKTAQNKRGIVQLCLNYGGRNEIVDAVKKIVKEKIPAEKIDQKTIAQYLYQPDLPSPDLILRTSGEQRSSGYLLWQAEYAEFFFLKKHWPAVTRRDIIRVIQDFQKRQRRFGS
- a CDS encoding phosphatase PAP2 family protein, producing MQKKTSPKLFIDLSTPIGRFAILVLMAGIFSLYFPINQAWGTVHSFKLPIDDQLPIVSEFVIVYVFGFFGWGAAYVLWTLWRLPKAYLRFMLAMLFAVVMAYIIYLSYQSTVPRPDLEVQNGFDQILKWVYGQGRRYNSFPSGHTYTTVILLLSTLTIVRNRYWRAFFIVLGLSIILSTVLLKQHYVLDPLAGIVVASFAWWLSGQAISYVYPVNPEQKNLPQ